The Parambassis ranga chromosome 14, fParRan2.1, whole genome shotgun sequence genome includes a window with the following:
- the smyd4 gene encoding protein-lysine N-methyltransferase SMYD4 isoform X1 — protein sequence MMDLPCLQWQDHVAQKWTRLYPELKETFTSLLEIDDVFQCALSLTTQDDLDFLQSMSAGYSVQKDAEQAAQCRERGNSSFKTRNYTEAALHYSQGVCFAPQSSEQLSLCYANRSAALYHLHNYKECLNDIDNALKNGYPSHLQHKLHDRRALCVNYLSAQEKANEDDHNPASVNPKGSDRVPASPLGPDTFGICPQTNVGYNVEKGRHLVAVETIAAGEVILIDRPYSCVLIPGMEEVKGKGGQQDAETEVLFGTEHRRCHFCLTETLSPVPCEGCSYSRYCSTSCQQEAWEEHHRWECPLAADLMVMGVMSQLALRVTLKAGMKNVQKAREQIGDEQKMSAPSCLNSDSYLRVFHLLHHINRQSPHLRFLCAVTIATLYLKLSQAGPPPISWNLSSPTAAISQSAEHVPCTTDWKSEQLLMGSAVLRHVLQLKCNAQAVITMQDTGTANLPVQSSCEIRIATAIFPTLSLLNHSCCPNTSLAFSTGSTAKPSDLSAHICGSKDEHRNKDHGPGAVIVTVRANKVIGPGQEILHCYGPHSSRMVTKERQHLLYEQYHFLCQCEACSQQQQEEVKEGRQQCSGTRGSPHKSGLLCFKCKGSLKKSTENGEPMFLCSRSSCGHRMSPSDVSRRLQEMRVNLETAHGLMERDRPGDWETLMLIQYVNIVTYKYHHHVIFLLCPPSGEALRLLERTRSESGLILEETHPLQGELADATARAYATMGDWNNAASHLEQSAAAIGAQYGEDSIELGRQLFKLAQLHFNGGARGPALSVIPKVRRLLCLHCGPHCHELQELKAMEQCLRGQS from the exons ATGATGGATCTTCCGTGTCTGCAGTGGCAAGATCATGTGGCGCAGAAATGGACCAGGCTGTACCCCGAGCTAAAGGAAACATTTACATCTCTGCTTGAAATAGATGATGTTTTTCAATGTGCTTTAAGTCTGACAAC tCAAGATGATCTGGACTTTTTGCAGTCAATGTCTGCAGGATACTCAGTGCAGAAGGATGCAGAGCAAGCAGCCCAATGCAGGGAGAGGGGAAACTCCAGCTTTAAGACTAGAAACTACACAGAAGCTGCTTTGCATTATTCACAG gGCGTTTGCTTTGCACCTCAAAGTTCAGAGCAGCTGTCTCTGTGCTATGCCAACCGCTCTGCTGCGCTTTACCATCTGCACAACTACAAG GAATGCCTTAATGACATTGACAATGCCCTGAAGAATGGCTATCCCTCACATCTGCAACACAAACTACACGACCGCCGCGCACTCTGTGTCAACTACCTGTCAGCGCAGGAGAAAGCAAACGAGGATGATCACAATCCTGCTTCAGTGAATCCAAAAGGTTCAGACAGGGTACCAGCATCACCTTTAGGCCCTGACACATTCGGAATTTGCCCTCAAACAAATGTTGGCTACAATGTGGAGAAAGGGCGACACCTGGTGGCTGTAGAGACAATAGCAGCTGGAGAGGTGATTCTTATAGACAGGCCGTACAGCTGTGTCCTCATACCAGGGATGGAGGAGGTGAAAGGGAAAGGGGGACAACAGGACGCAGAGACAGAGGTGTTGTTTGGGACAGAGCACAGGCGCTGTCATTTCTGTTTGACTGAAACGCTGAGTCCTGTGCCGTGTGAGGGCTGCAGTTACAGCCGGTACTGTTCAACCAGTTGTCAGCAGGAAGCCTGGGAAGAACATCACCGCTGGGAGTGTCCATTGGCAGCAGATCTGATGGTGATGGGTGTGATGTCACAACTCGCACTGAGGGTTACACTAAAGGCTGGGatgaaaaatgtccaaaaaGCCAGGGAGCAAATCGGAGATGAGCAGAAGATGTCTGCACCAAGCTGTCTTAATAGTGACTCTTACCTGAGAGTGTTTCATTTACTGCATCACATAAATCGGCAATCTCCTCACCTGCGTTTTCTGTGTgcagttaccatagcaacactTTACTTGAAGCTCAGCCAAGCAGGACCTCCACCTATATCTTGGAATCTAAGTAGTCCCACAGCGGCAATCAGCCAGTCAGCAGAACATGTACCATGTACCACAGATTGGAAGTCAGAGCAGTTGCTGATGGGAAGTGCAGTTCTGAGGCACGTCCTGCAGTTAAAGTGTAACGCCCAGGCAGTCATCACAATGCAGGATACAG GGACAGCAAACCTACCAGTGCAGTCCAGCTGTGAAATTCGCATTGCCACAGCAATATTCCCGACTCTCAGTCTACTCAATCACTCCTGCTGTCCTAACACCAGTCTGGCATTCAGCACTGGGTCTACAGCTAAGCCTTCAGACCTGTCTGCACACATCTGTGGAAGTAAAGATGAGCACAGAAACAAGGACCATGGACCAGGGGCTGTTATTGTGACAGTCAGGGCAAACAAAGTTATCGGCCCTGGACAGGAGATCCTACACTGCTATG GTCCTCACAGCAGTAGGATGGTGACCAAAGAGCGCCAGCATCTCCTATATGAACAGTACCATTTCCTGTGTCAGTGTGAGgcctgcagccagcagcagcaagaaGAGGTTAAAGAGGGCAGACAGCAATGCTCAGGCACCAGAGGCAGTCCACATAAGTCTGGACTCCTCTGTTTTAAGTGCAAAGGATCTCTTAAA AAAAGTACTGAGAACGGAGAACCAATGTTTCTATGCTCACGATCATCCTGTGGTCATCGTATGTCTCCATCTGATGTGAGCCGCAGGCTGCAGGAGATGAGAGTCAACCTGGAGACGGCTCATGGACTCATGGAGAGAGACAGGCCAGGTGACTGGGAGACTCTAATGCTGATACAGTATGTAAATATAGTAACATATAAATACCATCACCATGTTATTTTTCTGCTCTGCCCTCCTTCAGGTGAAGCTCTGAGACTGTTGGAAAGGACTCGGAGTGAGTCGGGACTAATTCTTGAAGAGACACACCCGTTACAGGGGGAGCTGGCAGATGCCACAGCCAGAGCATATGCTACCATGG GTGACTGGAATAATGCAGCATCCCATCTGGAGCAAAGTGCTGCAGCTATTGGCGCCCAGTATGGAGAAGACAGCATTGAACTGGGTCGACAGCTCTTCAAATTAGCTCAGTTACACTTCAATGG AGGTGCCAGAGGCCCAGCTCTCTCTGTCATCCCCAAGGTCAGACGACTCCTCTGCCTTCACTGTGGTCCTCACTGCCATGAATTACAGGAGCTGAAAGCCATGGAACAGTGTCTACGAGGGCAGTCCTGA
- the smyd4 gene encoding protein-lysine N-methyltransferase SMYD4 isoform X2 yields the protein MMDLPCLQWQDHVAQKWTRLYPELKETFTSLLEIDDVFQCALSLTTQDDLDFLQSMSAGYSVQKDAEQAAQCRERGNSSFKTRNYTEAALHYSQGVCFAPQSSEQLSLCYANRSAALYHLHNYKECLNDIDNALKNGYPSHLQHKLHDRRALCVNYLSAQEKANEDDHNPASVNPKGSDRVPASPLGPDTFGICPQTNVGYNVEKGRHLVAVETIAAGEVILIDRPYSCVLIPGMEEVKGKGGQQDAETEVLFGTEHRRCHFCLTETLSPVPCEGCSYSRYCSTSCQQEAWEEHHRWECPLAADLMVMGVMSQLALRVTLKAGMKNVQKAREQIGDEQKMSAPSCLNSDSYLRVFHLLHHINRQSPHLRFLCAVTIATLYLKLSQAGPPPISWNLSSPTAAISQSAEHVPCTTDWKSEQLLMGSAVLRHVLQLKCNAQAVITMQDTGTANLPVQSSCEIRIATAIFPTLSLLNHSCCPNTSLAFSTGSTAKPSDLSAHICGSKDEHRNKDHGPGAVIVTVRANKVIGPGQEILHCYGPHSSRMVTKERQHLLYEQYHFLCQCEACSQQQQEEVKEGRQQCSGTRGSPHKSGLLCFKCKGSLKKSTENGEPMFLCSRSSCGHRMSPSDVSRRLQEMRVNLETAHGLMERDRPGEALRLLERTRSESGLILEETHPLQGELADATARAYATMGDWNNAASHLEQSAAAIGAQYGEDSIELGRQLFKLAQLHFNGGARGPALSVIPKVRRLLCLHCGPHCHELQELKAMEQCLRGQS from the exons ATGATGGATCTTCCGTGTCTGCAGTGGCAAGATCATGTGGCGCAGAAATGGACCAGGCTGTACCCCGAGCTAAAGGAAACATTTACATCTCTGCTTGAAATAGATGATGTTTTTCAATGTGCTTTAAGTCTGACAAC tCAAGATGATCTGGACTTTTTGCAGTCAATGTCTGCAGGATACTCAGTGCAGAAGGATGCAGAGCAAGCAGCCCAATGCAGGGAGAGGGGAAACTCCAGCTTTAAGACTAGAAACTACACAGAAGCTGCTTTGCATTATTCACAG gGCGTTTGCTTTGCACCTCAAAGTTCAGAGCAGCTGTCTCTGTGCTATGCCAACCGCTCTGCTGCGCTTTACCATCTGCACAACTACAAG GAATGCCTTAATGACATTGACAATGCCCTGAAGAATGGCTATCCCTCACATCTGCAACACAAACTACACGACCGCCGCGCACTCTGTGTCAACTACCTGTCAGCGCAGGAGAAAGCAAACGAGGATGATCACAATCCTGCTTCAGTGAATCCAAAAGGTTCAGACAGGGTACCAGCATCACCTTTAGGCCCTGACACATTCGGAATTTGCCCTCAAACAAATGTTGGCTACAATGTGGAGAAAGGGCGACACCTGGTGGCTGTAGAGACAATAGCAGCTGGAGAGGTGATTCTTATAGACAGGCCGTACAGCTGTGTCCTCATACCAGGGATGGAGGAGGTGAAAGGGAAAGGGGGACAACAGGACGCAGAGACAGAGGTGTTGTTTGGGACAGAGCACAGGCGCTGTCATTTCTGTTTGACTGAAACGCTGAGTCCTGTGCCGTGTGAGGGCTGCAGTTACAGCCGGTACTGTTCAACCAGTTGTCAGCAGGAAGCCTGGGAAGAACATCACCGCTGGGAGTGTCCATTGGCAGCAGATCTGATGGTGATGGGTGTGATGTCACAACTCGCACTGAGGGTTACACTAAAGGCTGGGatgaaaaatgtccaaaaaGCCAGGGAGCAAATCGGAGATGAGCAGAAGATGTCTGCACCAAGCTGTCTTAATAGTGACTCTTACCTGAGAGTGTTTCATTTACTGCATCACATAAATCGGCAATCTCCTCACCTGCGTTTTCTGTGTgcagttaccatagcaacactTTACTTGAAGCTCAGCCAAGCAGGACCTCCACCTATATCTTGGAATCTAAGTAGTCCCACAGCGGCAATCAGCCAGTCAGCAGAACATGTACCATGTACCACAGATTGGAAGTCAGAGCAGTTGCTGATGGGAAGTGCAGTTCTGAGGCACGTCCTGCAGTTAAAGTGTAACGCCCAGGCAGTCATCACAATGCAGGATACAG GGACAGCAAACCTACCAGTGCAGTCCAGCTGTGAAATTCGCATTGCCACAGCAATATTCCCGACTCTCAGTCTACTCAATCACTCCTGCTGTCCTAACACCAGTCTGGCATTCAGCACTGGGTCTACAGCTAAGCCTTCAGACCTGTCTGCACACATCTGTGGAAGTAAAGATGAGCACAGAAACAAGGACCATGGACCAGGGGCTGTTATTGTGACAGTCAGGGCAAACAAAGTTATCGGCCCTGGACAGGAGATCCTACACTGCTATG GTCCTCACAGCAGTAGGATGGTGACCAAAGAGCGCCAGCATCTCCTATATGAACAGTACCATTTCCTGTGTCAGTGTGAGgcctgcagccagcagcagcaagaaGAGGTTAAAGAGGGCAGACAGCAATGCTCAGGCACCAGAGGCAGTCCACATAAGTCTGGACTCCTCTGTTTTAAGTGCAAAGGATCTCTTAAA AAAAGTACTGAGAACGGAGAACCAATGTTTCTATGCTCACGATCATCCTGTGGTCATCGTATGTCTCCATCTGATGTGAGCCGCAGGCTGCAGGAGATGAGAGTCAACCTGGAGACGGCTCATGGACTCATGGAGAGAGACAGGCCAG GTGAAGCTCTGAGACTGTTGGAAAGGACTCGGAGTGAGTCGGGACTAATTCTTGAAGAGACACACCCGTTACAGGGGGAGCTGGCAGATGCCACAGCCAGAGCATATGCTACCATGG GTGACTGGAATAATGCAGCATCCCATCTGGAGCAAAGTGCTGCAGCTATTGGCGCCCAGTATGGAGAAGACAGCATTGAACTGGGTCGACAGCTCTTCAAATTAGCTCAGTTACACTTCAATGG AGGTGCCAGAGGCCCAGCTCTCTCTGTCATCCCCAAGGTCAGACGACTCCTCTGCCTTCACTGTGGTCCTCACTGCCATGAATTACAGGAGCTGAAAGCCATGGAACAGTGTCTACGAGGGCAGTCCTGA
- the tpbgl gene encoding trophoblast glycoprotein-like — MREKMWMFYSADDSKCVFSLWNQCCLCYAAVVCLFLSPVRTDDFCPLSCICARDSGTVTCRDGEDTELPRDIPEWTSTLILKGRNISTLQRGAFMANDTELEMTTLSLSYNGIQAIEPYAFLGLPRLHLLDLSHNQLESISARAFHGLPELRSLYLNYSILPPATAQLSSALNAQSLRNLHRLELAGNRLKSIPLVKFDMYNLHALVLINNSIENIGMENVTNLYQQRRLRVYLSLNPFLCSCEVEAFYYWLKNSSQCPDAGRLLCSEPDTKRGIPVETLREEDVDCLNENLEAVSYVFLGIVLALIGVVFLMVLYLNRGGIKRWLNNIREACRDQMEVYHYRYEQDSDPRLANVAV; from the coding sequence ATGAGGGAGAAGATGTGGATGTTTTACAGCGCCGACGACTCaaagtgtgttttctctctttggAACCAGTGCTGCTTGTGTTACGcagctgtggtgtgtttgtttctgtcgcCGGTGAGGACGGATGATTTTTGCCCTTTGTCCTGCATCTGTGCCAGAGACTCGGGGACAGTGACCTGCCGTGACGGGGAGGACACTGAACTCCCCAGAGACATACCTGAGTGGACGTCCACCTTGATACTTAAGGGGAGAAACATCTCAACTTTACAGCGCGGTGCATTCATGGCTAACGACACGGAGTTGGAAATGACGACACTCTCCCTGTCTTACAACGGGATACAAGCTATTGAACCTTATGCCTTTCTAGGTCTTCCCCGGTTACACCTGCTGGATCTGAGCCATAATCAGTTGGAGTCTATCTCTGCCAGAGCTTTCCATGGATTACCAGAACTGCGCTCTCTTTACCTAAATTACTCTATTTTACCTCCGGCCACGGCGCAGCTCTCCAGTGCGCTCAACGCACAAAGTTTGCGCAACCTCCACAGACTAGAGTTGGCGGGAAACAGACTGAAGTCTATACCCCTGGTGAAATTCGATATGTATAACCTGCACGCATTAGTTCTGATAAATAACTCAATAGAGAACATCGGGATGGAAAACGTAACCAATCTGTACCAGCAAAGGCGTTTACGCGTCTACTTGTCTTTAAATCCGTTCCTGTGCAGCTGTGAAGTGGAGGCGTTTTACTACTGGCTGAAGAACTCATCCCAGTGCCCGGATGCTGGGCGTCTCCTGTGCAGTGAGCCTGACACCAAGAGGGGGATTCCTGTAGAAACGTTGAGAGAAGAAGACGTGGACTGTTTGAATGAGAACCTGGAGGCGGTTTCCTACGTGTTTCTGGGCATAGTGCTGGCTCTGATCGgggttgtgtttttaatggtgCTGTATCTCAACAGGGGAGGAATCAAACGGTGGCTCAACAACATCAGAGAGGCCTGTAGAGATCAGATGGAGGTCTACCACTACCGATATGAACAGGATTCAGACCCGAGACTGGCCAACGTGGCTGTTTAA